A genome region from Pseudomonas sp. S06B 330 includes the following:
- a CDS encoding DUF3077 domain-containing protein has product MKKSVPDPPDLPFVETIERPVTSCPEHPPLFSVCAGISAEDALVHASLYLKCASVNIEQVVQYTREPGRSYTWSTQHSVEFARALIDALIDGIELQRVPT; this is encoded by the coding sequence ATGAAAAAGTCCGTTCCTGATCCGCCCGATCTGCCCTTTGTCGAAACCATTGAGCGGCCAGTCACCAGTTGTCCCGAGCATCCGCCACTGTTCAGCGTCTGTGCCGGTATCAGTGCTGAAGATGCATTGGTGCACGCCTCGCTGTATCTCAAGTGCGCGAGCGTCAACATTGAGCAGGTGGTGCAATACACCCGGGAACCGGGGCGCAGTTATACCTGGTCGACCCAGCATTCGGTGGAGTTTGCCCGAGCATTGATTGATGCGCTGATTGATGGCATCGAGTTGCAAAGGGTTCCCACCTAA
- a CDS encoding DUF4225 domain-containing protein, whose amino-acid sequence MEKIKMDEESCDIHDVAKSASDLISFSCTLGAMHFNDGMIQLQFNSLVASYADDIVRAVEDGVISAWQGIQEITQEYFELSEKASFYAQNAVGILGGALQIEAGAAMTATVAGAPIGGLLVAHGTNNIYEGVGNIYNGPDAPGVIGPTRHAYRHVFSDTSDGDMAYYSADLFLSVLGMTKKVRPPESFELFLKDPINYKRSYQQAGKVTLAFEALIDYYSIKSMTQVEPQK is encoded by the coding sequence ATGGAGAAAATCAAAATGGATGAAGAATCATGTGACATTCATGATGTAGCCAAATCCGCCAGTGACTTAATATCATTCAGTTGCACACTCGGAGCCATGCACTTTAATGACGGCATGATCCAGCTCCAGTTCAATTCCCTTGTCGCCTCTTACGCAGATGACATTGTCAGGGCAGTTGAAGACGGTGTAATAAGCGCATGGCAAGGAATACAGGAAATAACACAGGAATACTTCGAACTGTCTGAAAAAGCGTCTTTTTATGCCCAGAATGCGGTAGGCATTCTGGGGGGAGCCTTGCAAATTGAAGCGGGTGCTGCCATGACCGCGACCGTAGCCGGCGCGCCAATCGGCGGCCTGCTAGTCGCACATGGAACCAATAATATTTATGAAGGCGTGGGCAATATATATAATGGCCCCGATGCGCCGGGTGTGATTGGCCCAACAAGGCATGCTTATCGACATGTTTTCAGCGACACTTCTGACGGGGATATGGCGTACTACTCAGCAGACTTGTTTTTATCGGTTCTAGGCATGACAAAAAAAGTACGCCCACCCGAGTCATTTGAATTATTTTTAAAAGATCCAATTAACTACAAAAGATCTTATCAGCAAGCTGGCAAAGTAACCCTAGCTTTCGAGGCACTGATCGATTACTACTCCATAAAATCAATGACGCAAGTAGAACCGCA